The DNA window ATGGCGTGGACGGGGAGTACGCCTACTTCGTCCACTCCTACTACGCCGTCCCCGAGGACGACGACGCCGTGGTGGCGACGACGGACTACGGCACGGACTTTCCGAGCGTCATCGCCGACGAGTCGGGGACCGTCTTCGGCACGCAGTTCCACCCCGAGAAGAGCGGCGACACGGGGCTTCGAATCCTCGAGAACTTCGTGAACATCTGTCTCGATAGCTAAAGCGGATTACAGGAACTCGCGTACGTCGGAGTACCACATGTCGTGGTGGTCCATCGCGTCGATGTGTCGGGCGATTTTGGCGGCGAGGACGTGCCAGCACAGGTCGGTCGGGTCGGCGGGGTCGAGATTGTACTCGCTATCACGGCAGGTGCACCCCTCCTCCACGATGTACTCGTCCTCGAACCCGACGACGACCACGAAATCCCGGTACTCCTTGACGCGCCGTTCGGAAACGGCTTCGATGGCCTGTTTTCCCCTGTCGTCGTGCGTCGAGAGAATTCTTCCCACGATGTCGGGCGTGAGCGACCCCGCGTCGGCCAGTTCGGTTTCCCACTCCTCGACGCGGTTCACGGTATCCACTCCCCGGGAGAATGCGACCGACAGACGGAGTTCGAAACCGAGGGCACGGGCCATCGGTTCGGACGGACGAAATAAACCCGTTCCGATAGCGAGGAGGCGGTCGGGCCGCCGCGACGGCAACCCGTATCCCTTTTCGGGACGGAACGCCGACGAGCACGCATGAACGTCCGCGAAGGAGGAATCGAGGTGGAAGTTCCCGAGCAGGAGGGGGACGCCATCATCGACGACGTGTTTTTCAATCCGGTGCAGGAGTTGAACCGCGACCTGACGGTGGCCGTCCTACGAACGTACCGCGACCGCGAACCGCGGGCGGAGTACTACCTCGACGCCATGGCGGCCTCGGGGATTCGCGGCGTCCGCGCCGCCGCGAACGACTGGAACGTGACCTGTGCCGACATCGACCCGGACGCCATCGAACTCTGCCGGGAGAACTTCGAGCGCAACGACCTGCCGGGGGAGGTCGTCCACCGGAACGCCAACGCGCTCATGCACGAGGAGGTGTTCGACGTGGTGGACATCGACCCGTTCGGGACGCCGATTCCCTTCGCCGACGCCGCCTTCGCCAACACGCGCGATTTGGTTTGCGTGACGGCGACCGACACCGCGCCGCTCTGTGGCGCGCACTTCCACAGCGGCGTCCGGAAGTACAGTGCGGTGCCGCGCAACACGGACTACCACGCCGAGATGGGGGTTCGAATCCTCCTCTCCGCGCTCGCCCGCACTGCCGCCCGCTACGACAAGGGCGTCACGCCGCTCCTGACGCACGCGACGAGCCACTACGTCCGAACGTACCTCGAACTCGACGAAGGGGCGACGACGGCCAACGGTGCCATCGACGAACTCGGCCACCTCTATCACTGCGAGGACTGTCTGCACCGGGATCACGAGTACGGACTCATCGCCGACCCGCCCGAAACCTGCCCGGCGTGCGAGGGAAACCGCGTTCTCACCGCCGGTCCGGTGTGGCTCGGCCCGACCCACGACGCCGACTTCGTGGACGCGGTGCGCGAGAACGTGACCGAGGAGATGGGAACCGCGAAGAAGGCGAACAAACTTCTAACGCAACTCTCGGGCGAACTCCACCGACCGACCCACTACGACCAACACCGGCTTTGCAAGGAGTGGACGCGTTCGGCCTCGGGGATGGACGAGTTCCTGGAGCGCCTCCGGGATGCGGGCTACGACGCCTCGCGCACCCACTACGGCGGGACGACGTTCAAGACGCCCGCCAGCGTCGCCGAGATTCGGGCGGCGACGCGACCGTAGCACGGGGTCGATAGTAGCCAACGCTTTTGGTCGATTTCGTGGAAGTACCCGTCGTGACTATCGGAACGACGGCACGCGAAACCATCGACTACGCGCGCGAACAGGAGATAACGTTTCTCGCGGCGGGAATCGCGTACTACGCGTTCGTCTCCATCCTCCCGGCGCTGCTGTTGGCGCTCGCCATCGCGTCGTTCGTCGGCGGCGACGCGTTCGCCAACACCGTCGTCGGGACGGTTCAGAGTCTGCTCTCGCCGAAGGCGAAGAGCATCGTGCAGGATTCGCTCTCTAGCGCGTCCGGACGCCGGAGCGCGACCGTCGTCGGGTCGCTCGTCCTCGTCTGGAGCACGTTGCGGGTGTTCCGCGGATTGGACGAGGCGTTCTCCCGGGTCTACGACGTGAACGTCACCGAACCGTTCATCGACACGATGACCGACGCCGCCGTCGTACTGGCGGTCATCGCGCTCGGCGTCGCCGGGGTCGCGGTGGTCAACATCCTCCTGCCGTCGCTCTCGTGGGTTCCCTTCAGGCGGACCATCGTCTCCGTCGCGCTCCTGTTCGGGCTGATTCCGGTCTTCTTACCCCTGTACTACTTCTTTCCCGACACGGACGTGACCGTTCGGGAGGTCCTTCCGGGGACGCTGTTCGCCACGCTCGGGTGGACCGCCCTCCAAGCGATATTCGGCGTCTACGTCGATTCGGCGGCCCAGTTTTCCGCCTACGGCGTCCTCGGCGGGGCGCTGTTGGTGGTCACGTGGCTCTACCTCGGCGGCATCGTCCTGCTGTTCGGGGCGGTCATCAACGCCGTTCTCGCGGGACGGCACTTCAGGAAAACTAAAGGCGTGGCGGGCACCACAGAAAGACAGCAGGGAGTCAAAGGAGAGGACATGACCGACGATACAGAGCAGTCCGCACCGGACATCCTCGAACTCCACGGCAACGTAGAACGGCTACAGTCCGAGTTCGAGGAGTTCGAGCACGACGTCGATGAGCGCACGGTTCAGAAATCCGAGCTGGAGTCGGAGCTGAAGGGGTACGTCCGCAGACGGATGCGTCGCGGACACGCACGCGGGTGGGGTCCGTATCTCGTCCTCCTCTACGGGACGGTGATGACGCTCGGCGCGTTCCGATGGCTCGACGGTGGATGGGCCATCGGCGCGATGATAATCGTCTGGCTTTCCACGCTGGGGCTGTACACCCTCATGGTGCTCGTCGGGTTCGGCGTGAGCGCCGCCGGGGTACCGGGACGCGTCGGCGGTCGGATCAAGGACTGGCGCTCGTAGCCATGAGTCGGGGTTGGGGCGTCGTTCAATTCCTCCACAGGGCATTGCCGCACTGGGTACAGGAGGCGTTCTCCGTCGTCACGCAACTCGGAGACGCGTGGCTGTTCTTCCTCCTCGGCGCGCTCCTCTACTGGTACAGCGACGACCGTGACGCGTTCGGGTTCCTCCTCGGCGCGACGCTTGGGGCACTCTCGCTGACGCTCGCGCTGAAGGGATTCTTCGCGCTGGCACGACCCCCGGATGCGGTCCGTTTCGTCGAGGCGACGGGGTACGGCTTCCCGAGCGGTCACGCTATCGGTTCGACGGTGTTCTGGTTCCTCCTCGCGCTGTCGCTCGACCGCTGGAGCCGAGGGAAGCGGTTCGCGGCCGCGGGTGCCATGGTCGCCGTCGTCTGCCTCTCGCGGCTCGTCCTCGGCGTCCACTTCGCGGTCGATGTCGTCGCCGGGGTCGCAGTCGGAGTGGCCTACCTCGCCGTCGTGGTCTGGGGGCTGAATCGGCGACCGCGGGCGGCGTTCGCCCTCGCGGTCCTCTGTGCGTTCGCGGCGTTCGCCGTCGCGGTGGTGTTGTCGCCCGTCGAAACGGCCCTCGCGGAGACCGGCCTCGTCGATGCCGTCACCGCGCTCGGCGGAACCGTCGGCGCGTTCGTGACGTGGGAGCTGGTCGGTCCGCCGGACGGGACGGTCGGCGGCTGGTCGAGCGTGGTCGGACTGCTCGTCTTCGGTGGGTTGTCGGTAATCGGACTGAAGGCGTCGCTACCGCTCGTCGTCGTCTTCGCCATCAATGCGGTCGTTCAGGGTGGAATCCTCGCGTATCCGAAAATAATAGGTCGAAAGAGAATTGACGCTTAGAACTTCTCCAAGTACTTCTCCTTCTCCCAGTTGGAGACGAAGACGCGGTAGTCGGCGTAGTCCGCGCGCTTGGCTTCGATGAACTTCTCGACAACGTGCTCGCCGAGGCCTTCCCTGATAACGTCGTCCTCTTCGAGCGCGTCGACCGCTTCGTCGAGGGACCCTGGGAGCGTCGTGATGCCGTATTCCTCGCGCTTCTCGTCGGTGAACTCGTAGATGTCCTCGCGGACGGGTTTGCCGGGGTCGGCGTCGTTCTCGATGCCGTCGAGACCGGCCGAGATGACAGCCGCGAGCGAGAGGTAAGGGTTGCACGACGGGTCGGGGCTACGGATTTCGAAGCGCGAACTCGCACCTGCGGCGTCGGGAACGCGGATGAGCGCCGAGCGGTTGGTGTCGCTCCACGCGACGTAGACGGGCGCTTCGTAGCCGGGAACGAGGCGCTTGTAGGAGTTGACGGTCGGGTTCGTGACCGCAGTGAACGCCTCGGCGTGGTTCAGGATGCCGCCCATGAACTGATAGGCCGTCTCGGAGAGGTTGAACTCGTCGTCGGGGTCGTCGAACGCGTTACCGTCCTCGTCGAAGAGGCTGATGTGGCTGTGCATGCCCGAGCCGTTGATCTCGCTGATAGGTTTGGGCATGAACGTCGCGTGGATGTCGTTCTGCTCGGCGACCGCACGGACGACGGCGCGGAAGGTAGCGATGTTGTCCGCCGCCGCGAGCGCGTCCTCGTACTTGAAGTTAATCTCGTGCTGACCGTCCGCGACTTCGTGGTGGCTGGCCTCGATTTCGAAGCCCATCTCCTCCAGCGTGAAGATGATTTCGCGGCGAACGTCGCTCGCCATGTCCTTTGGCGCGAGGTCGAAGTATCCGCCGGAGTCGTGCGGAATGGTCGTCGCGTTGCCCTCCTCGTCCTTCTCGAAGAGGAAGAACTCGGGTTCGGGTCCGATGCTGACCGTGTAGCCCATCTCCTCGGCCCGGGCGAGGACGCGTTTCAGCACTTGGCGCGGACCGCCGTCGAACGGCGTTCCGTCGGTGTTCACGACGTCACAGATGAGACGTGCGCTCGCGGAGTTGCCGTTCGAGCGCCACGGGAGGACGGCGAACGTCGACGGGTCGGGTTCGAGACGCATGTCGCTTTCCTGAATGCGAACGAACCCTTCGATGGACGAGCCGTCGAACCAGATTCCCTCTTCGAAGGCCTTTTCGACTTGATGGGCAGGAATACTAACGTTCTTCACCGTCCCCGTGATGTCGGTGAACTGGAGACGGACGAAATCGACGTTTTCCGTCTCAATCGCGTCCAAAACTTCCTGTTCCTCAGCGGATAGCCCTGTATCCTCATCAGTGGCAATATTTCCGTCTGTCATCTTTATAGACACCCTACGCAAATACATCCACCATTAAAACAGTATCGGTTGGTCAACTGTGCGATTCTGGTCCAGAATTGGATATTCGTTAAATTCTAATGGGTGGGGTGAGTTGGTTGGTGTAATGACGTACGAAAATCTGGATGCGAAGCTCGTAAACGAACTACTTGGCGACGGTCGAGCGAGCCTTCGGAGCCTGGCGGAGAAGCTGGACGTCTCGGTGACGACCATCTCGAATCATCTGACCCATCTCGAAGAACAGGGTGTCATTCAAGGCTACTCCCCGCGCGTCGATTACGACGCACTGGGATACGACGTGACAGCGGTCGTCCAGCTGAAAGTCGAGGGGAACGCGCTCCCGGAAGTGACCGAACGACTGCAGGACCACGACCAGATGATAAGCGTGTACGAGGTGACGGGAGATTACGACATCATCGCCATCGGAAAGTTCACCGACACGGACGGGATGAACAAACAGATCAAGAAACTGCTCATCGACCCGGACATCAAGGAGAGCAACACGAGCGTCGTGCTCAACGCCGCGAGCGAGCACGAACAGTTCAAACTCGACGAGGACGAGTAAACGACCAATACTACTTAACCCCGGGGTGAGTCGCCTCGGTCATGAGCGTCATCGCGGAGTTCACCATCAGTGCACCGGACCTCGTACTGACAGCGACGCTCGAAGCGGTCCCGGAGATGACCGTCGAACTCGAACAGCAGATGGCGAGTTCGTCGGAAACCGCGCTCCTCATCGTCTGGGCGACGGGCGGAGACTTCGACGCGTTCAACGACGCGCTTCACCACGACTCGACGATAGAGTCGCACTCTATCGTCGAGGAGTTAGACGTTCGAAAACTGTATCGACTTCGGATGAATCGGGAGGCGCTGTTCCCGGTGTACCCCGCCTACCAGGAGCTCGGTGCCGTTCCAATGGCGGGCCACGGCGCGGACGGGACGTGGACGCGGCGAGTCCGCTTCCCCGAGCGGACCGGGCTGGTCGAGTTTCAGCAGTTCTGCAACCGAAACGACATCGCATTTTCCCTCGAACGGTTGTACACGCCGGGCGACAGCGAAACGGCGTTTCAGCTCACGGAGCCACAGCGCGAAGCGCTCGTGTCGGCCCACGAGTCGGGCTACTTCGAAGTGCCACGCGACGCCACGCTCTCGGAGTTGAGTTCGACGCTGAACATCAGCAAACAGTCGGTTTCCGAGCGATTGCGGCGGGCACAATCCCGCCTCGTCGAGAACACCATTCTCGGGAAACGAAAGCAGTCATGAAATAAACTGCCTGAAATATAAGGCCAACATTCAGTTTGGTTCGCGCACATATTTCCGAGTACAAGTTTCGTGACTCGAAACACAACCGTAACGACGGATTTCCACCAATCATAGGACCTCACGGATGCCCACCTTAGACAACATCGACACGCCCGCACCGTCCGTCATCTTCTCCACACTGGCGAGTTCGCGCCGACGACTCGTGCTTCGGCAACTCATCGAACACGGACCATCGCTCACCGTACCGACCCTCGCCGAGCGGATTGCCGACCAACAGTCGGATACCGACCAGCGGCGCGTGTTCGCCCAACTTCACCACAGCCACCTCCCGAAACTCGAAGATTCGGGGATAGTACGTATCGAGGGCGACTGCGTTACGCTCGAAGAACATGCGGATGCCATCGAACCATACCTGCTGCTGGCAGAGCGGTACGACTCGATGCACGAAAAATAACGGTTAAAACGGGCGTTTCTCTCGAAGACGGTTCGTCGGTCGGAGTGGGTACGGGGGCCGTCTCACGGGCACAGCCCGTTCGACATTCGAGGTTTCTTCGAAACCTCGCTTACATAGTCTCTGTCAGGCAGAGCCTGACGGGCTATGTAAAATCAGTCGTTGACCGATTTTACATAGCCTTGGCCGAGGCAACCTCGGCCGTGCAATGAAATATTTCCTTTCGTCGAAATTTACATTGCGCCGCCCATGCCACCCATTCCGCCCATGCCGCCCATGCCGCCCATGCCGCCGGGGGCACCGCCGGGCGCGCCGCCTTCGTCATCGTCGTCGCCGACCTTGCCGCCGGAGAGGTCACCGGCCGCGATAACGTCGTCGATGCGAAGGAGCATGACGGCCGCTTCCGTTGCGCTCTCGACCGCTTGGGTCTTCACACGGAGCGGCTCGACGACGCCGTCGTCTTTCATGTCCACGATGTCGCCGGTGTACGCGTCGAGTCCGGCGCTCTCCTCGCCGCCGTCGTGTTTGCTGCGGAGGTCCACGAGCGAGTCGATGGGGTCGAGTCCAGCGTTCTCCGCGAGGGTGCGCGGGATGACTTCGAGCGTGTCCGCGAAGGCTTCGACGGCCAACTGTTCGCGGCCTCCCACGCTGTCGGCGTAGTCGCGCAGGGCGAGTGCGAGTTCCGTCTCGGGGGCACCGCCGCCGGGGAGCACTTTGCCGTCTTCGAGCGTGACGCGAACGACACCGAGGCTGTCCTCGATTGCGCGCTCGACCTCATCGACGACGTGTTCCGTGCCGCCGCGGAGGATGAGGCTGACGGATTTCGCCTCTTCGACTTCCTCGACGAAGATGCGCTGGTCGCCGCCGACGTCCTTCTGTGCGACGCTGCCGGCGAATCCGAGGTCGTCCTCCGTGATGTCGTCGGCGCTGTTGACGAGGGTCGCGCCCGTCGCGCGGGCCAGTTTCTGCATGTCGCTGGATTTCGCGCGGCGGACGGCGAGGATGCCTTCCTGCGCGAGGAAGTGCTGGGCCATGTCGTCGATACCGCCGTCCACGAAGACGACATCGGCGCCGACATCGACCAAGGAGTCCACCATGTCACGAAGCTGTTTTTCCTCTTGGTCGAGGAACTGCTGGAGTTGGTCGGGGTCGGTGACGTTGACTTCCGCGTCGATCTCCGTCTCCGCGATTTCGAGCGCGCCGTCGACGAGGGCCACGTCGGCGTCCTCGGCGAAGTACGGCATGTTGTCGTGGACGCGCTCCTTGTCGATGATGACGCCGTCGACGAGTTCGGAGTTGTCGATGGTGCCACCGACGACCTTCTCGACTTTGATGTTGTCCGTATCGACACCATCCTCGTCGGCGACGCTCTGCACGGCGTTAACGACGAGGTTGGCGAGGTGGTCCTTGGCGCTTTCCGCGCCCTTGCCGGTCATCGCCGTCGAGGCGATCTTTTCGAGGTATTCGGTATCGTCCGCGTCGACCTCGATGGCGTTGTCTTCGAGGACTTCCTTCGCCTTCTCGGCGGCCTGTCGATACCCCTGTGCGAGGGTCGTGGCGTGGATGTCCTGTTCGAGGAGGTCCTCTGCCTTCTGAAGGAGTTCACCCGCGACGACGACGGCGCTGGTCGTTCCGTCGCCAACTTCGTCCTCCTGCGTCTGGGCGACTTCGACGATCATGTTCGCCGCCGGGTGCTCGATGTCCATCTCCTTGAGGATGGTTACGCCGTCGTTCGTGACGACGACGTCGCCCATCGAATCGACGAGCATCTTGTCCATCCCTTTCGGGCCGAGTGTGGTACGTA is part of the Haladaptatus paucihalophilus DX253 genome and encodes:
- a CDS encoding tRNA (guanine(26)-N(2))-dimethyltransferase, with amino-acid sequence MNVREGGIEVEVPEQEGDAIIDDVFFNPVQELNRDLTVAVLRTYRDREPRAEYYLDAMAASGIRGVRAAANDWNVTCADIDPDAIELCRENFERNDLPGEVVHRNANALMHEEVFDVVDIDPFGTPIPFADAAFANTRDLVCVTATDTAPLCGAHFHSGVRKYSAVPRNTDYHAEMGVRILLSALARTAARYDKGVTPLLTHATSHYVRTYLELDEGATTANGAIDELGHLYHCEDCLHRDHEYGLIADPPETCPACEGNRVLTAGPVWLGPTHDADFVDAVRENVTEEMGTAKKANKLLTQLSGELHRPTHYDQHRLCKEWTRSASGMDEFLERLRDAGYDASRTHYGGTTFKTPASVAEIRAATRP
- a CDS encoding YihY/virulence factor BrkB family protein, with the translated sequence MTIGTTARETIDYAREQEITFLAAGIAYYAFVSILPALLLALAIASFVGGDAFANTVVGTVQSLLSPKAKSIVQDSLSSASGRRSATVVGSLVLVWSTLRVFRGLDEAFSRVYDVNVTEPFIDTMTDAAVVLAVIALGVAGVAVVNILLPSLSWVPFRRTIVSVALLFGLIPVFLPLYYFFPDTDVTVREVLPGTLFATLGWTALQAIFGVYVDSAAQFSAYGVLGGALLVVTWLYLGGIVLLFGAVINAVLAGRHFRKTKGVAGTTERQQGVKGEDMTDDTEQSAPDILELHGNVERLQSEFEEFEHDVDERTVQKSELESELKGYVRRRMRRGHARGWGPYLVLLYGTVMTLGAFRWLDGGWAIGAMIIVWLSTLGLYTLMVLVGFGVSAAGVPGRVGGRIKDWRS
- a CDS encoding phosphatase PAP2 family protein; translation: MSRGWGVVQFLHRALPHWVQEAFSVVTQLGDAWLFFLLGALLYWYSDDRDAFGFLLGATLGALSLTLALKGFFALARPPDAVRFVEATGYGFPSGHAIGSTVFWFLLALSLDRWSRGKRFAAAGAMVAVVCLSRLVLGVHFAVDVVAGVAVGVAYLAVVVWGLNRRPRAAFALAVLCAFAAFAVAVVLSPVETALAETGLVDAVTALGGTVGAFVTWELVGPPDGTVGGWSSVVGLLVFGGLSVIGLKASLPLVVVFAINAVVQGGILAYPKIIGRKRIDA
- the glnA gene encoding type I glutamate--ammonia ligase, which codes for MTDGNIATDEDTGLSAEEQEVLDAIETENVDFVRLQFTDITGTVKNVSIPAHQVEKAFEEGIWFDGSSIEGFVRIQESDMRLEPDPSTFAVLPWRSNGNSASARLICDVVNTDGTPFDGGPRQVLKRVLARAEEMGYTVSIGPEPEFFLFEKDEEGNATTIPHDSGGYFDLAPKDMASDVRREIIFTLEEMGFEIEASHHEVADGQHEINFKYEDALAAADNIATFRAVVRAVAEQNDIHATFMPKPISEINGSGMHSHISLFDEDGNAFDDPDDEFNLSETAYQFMGGILNHAEAFTAVTNPTVNSYKRLVPGYEAPVYVAWSDTNRSALIRVPDAAGASSRFEIRSPDPSCNPYLSLAAVISAGLDGIENDADPGKPVREDIYEFTDEKREEYGITTLPGSLDEAVDALEEDDVIREGLGEHVVEKFIEAKRADYADYRVFVSNWEKEKYLEKF
- the lrp gene encoding HTH-type transcriptional regulator Lrp is translated as MTYENLDAKLVNELLGDGRASLRSLAEKLDVSVTTISNHLTHLEEQGVIQGYSPRVDYDALGYDVTAVVQLKVEGNALPEVTERLQDHDQMISVYEVTGDYDIIAIGKFTDTDGMNKQIKKLLIDPDIKESNTSVVLNAASEHEQFKLDEDE
- a CDS encoding helix-turn-helix domain-containing protein; the encoded protein is MSVIAEFTISAPDLVLTATLEAVPEMTVELEQQMASSSETALLIVWATGGDFDAFNDALHHDSTIESHSIVEELDVRKLYRLRMNREALFPVYPAYQELGAVPMAGHGADGTWTRRVRFPERTGLVEFQQFCNRNDIAFSLERLYTPGDSETAFQLTEPQREALVSAHESGYFEVPRDATLSELSSTLNISKQSVSERLRRAQSRLVENTILGKRKQS
- a CDS encoding DUF7344 domain-containing protein produces the protein MPTLDNIDTPAPSVIFSTLASSRRRLVLRQLIEHGPSLTVPTLAERIADQQSDTDQRRVFAQLHHSHLPKLEDSGIVRIEGDCVTLEEHADAIEPYLLLAERYDSMHEK
- the thsA gene encoding thermosome subunit alpha, yielding MGNQPLIVLSEDSQRTSGRDAQSMNITAGKAVAEAVRTTLGPKGMDKMLVDSMGDVVVTNDGVTILKEMDIEHPAANMIVEVAQTQEDEVGDGTTSAVVVAGELLQKAEDLLEQDIHATTLAQGYRQAAEKAKEVLEDNAIEVDADDTEYLEKIASTAMTGKGAESAKDHLANLVVNAVQSVADEDGVDTDNIKVEKVVGGTIDNSELVDGVIIDKERVHDNMPYFAEDADVALVDGALEIAETEIDAEVNVTDPDQLQQFLDQEEKQLRDMVDSLVDVGADVVFVDGGIDDMAQHFLAQEGILAVRRAKSSDMQKLARATGATLVNSADDITEDDLGFAGSVAQKDVGGDQRIFVEEVEEAKSVSLILRGGTEHVVDEVERAIEDSLGVVRVTLEDGKVLPGGGAPETELALALRDYADSVGGREQLAVEAFADTLEVIPRTLAENAGLDPIDSLVDLRSKHDGGEESAGLDAYTGDIVDMKDDGVVEPLRVKTQAVESATEAAVMLLRIDDVIAAGDLSGGKVGDDDDEGGAPGGAPGGMGGMGGMGGMGGMGGAM